One stretch of Streptomyces sp. MMBL 11-1 DNA includes these proteins:
- a CDS encoding NAD(P)-dependent alcohol dehydrogenase, with protein sequence MTTVAAYAAPRAKAPLERTTIERRPVGEFDVLIDIKFAGICHSDIHQARDGWGEGIFPMVPGHEIAGIVAETGPGVTRFKVGDRVGVGCMVDSCGTCDACLLGREQHCAEGNTQTYNALDRGGEPTYGGYSTHIVVAETFALSIPEGIALDEAAPLLCAGITTYSPLKRWGAGPGKKVAVVGLGGLGHMAVKIAHALGAEVTVLSQSLRKKDDGLKLGADHYYATSDPRTFEELAGTFDVILSTVSAPLDLGAYLALLRTDGTLVNVGAPEEPISLNLFSLILGNKSIAGSMIGGIKETQEMLDFCAVHGLGAEIEVIGAGQVNEAYERVLASDVRYRFVIDTATI encoded by the coding sequence ATGACCACCGTTGCCGCCTACGCCGCTCCCCGTGCCAAGGCCCCGCTGGAGCGCACCACGATCGAACGCCGCCCGGTGGGCGAGTTCGACGTCCTGATCGACATCAAGTTCGCCGGGATCTGCCACTCCGACATCCACCAGGCCCGCGACGGCTGGGGCGAGGGCATCTTCCCGATGGTGCCCGGCCACGAGATCGCCGGGATCGTCGCCGAGACCGGCCCCGGGGTCACCCGGTTCAAGGTCGGCGACCGCGTCGGCGTCGGCTGCATGGTCGACTCCTGCGGAACGTGCGACGCCTGCCTGCTGGGCCGCGAGCAGCACTGCGCCGAGGGGAACACCCAGACGTACAACGCTCTCGACCGCGGTGGCGAGCCCACGTACGGCGGCTACTCGACGCACATCGTCGTGGCCGAGACGTTCGCCCTCTCCATCCCCGAGGGCATCGCCCTGGACGAGGCCGCGCCGCTCCTGTGCGCGGGCATCACCACGTACTCCCCGCTCAAGCGCTGGGGCGCGGGCCCCGGCAAGAAGGTCGCCGTCGTCGGTCTCGGCGGACTCGGCCACATGGCCGTCAAAATCGCGCACGCGCTCGGTGCCGAGGTCACGGTCCTCTCCCAGTCGCTGCGGAAGAAGGACGACGGGCTCAAGCTGGGCGCGGACCACTACTACGCGACCAGCGATCCGCGGACCTTCGAGGAGCTGGCCGGCACGTTCGACGTCATCCTCTCCACGGTCTCGGCCCCGCTCGACCTCGGCGCCTACCTCGCTCTGCTGCGCACCGACGGCACGCTGGTCAACGTGGGCGCCCCCGAGGAGCCGATCTCGCTGAACCTCTTCTCCCTGATCCTGGGCAACAAGTCGATCGCGGGTTCGATGATCGGCGGGATCAAGGAGACCCAGGAGATGCTGGACTTCTGCGCCGTGCACGGGCTCGGCGCCGAGATCGAG
- a CDS encoding helix-turn-helix transcriptional regulator codes for MDDRPEGAAPEPLDGRAELSEFLRTRRARLQPGDVGLPEFGRHRRVPGLRREELAQLAGVSVAYYTRLEQGNGRNVSAEVLDAIARALRLTDAESAHLTHLAKPARHRKKRRPARVQRVRKGLLYLLDSMDGIPAYVTGARSDVLAWNPMAAAVFGDWGALPPGERNWARLVFLSPDYRDLFANWDSKASDMVSYLRLYAGCHPDDPELSALVGELSVKSDEFRRLWATHNVKEKGHGSKVLRHPLVGELTLSYETLNLPDDEEQHLVTYHAEPGSESYQALRLLASWGADAGRPGAVSEAGRGPAGER; via the coding sequence ATGGACGATCGACCGGAGGGAGCCGCCCCCGAGCCGCTGGACGGGCGCGCCGAGCTCAGCGAGTTCCTGCGCACCCGCAGGGCCAGGCTCCAGCCGGGCGACGTGGGACTCCCGGAGTTCGGCCGGCACCGCCGGGTGCCCGGTCTGCGCCGGGAGGAGCTGGCACAACTGGCCGGGGTCTCCGTGGCGTACTACACGCGCCTGGAGCAGGGAAACGGGCGCAACGTGTCGGCCGAGGTCCTTGACGCGATCGCTCGGGCCCTGCGGCTCACGGACGCCGAGAGCGCCCATCTGACGCACCTGGCCAAGCCCGCGCGGCACAGGAAGAAGCGCCGCCCGGCCAGGGTGCAGCGCGTGCGCAAGGGCCTGCTGTACTTGCTCGACAGCATGGACGGCATCCCCGCGTACGTGACCGGGGCACGCTCCGACGTCCTCGCCTGGAATCCGATGGCGGCGGCGGTGTTCGGCGACTGGGGCGCGCTGCCGCCGGGCGAGCGCAACTGGGCGCGGCTGGTGTTCCTCTCCCCCGACTACCGGGACCTGTTCGCGAACTGGGACTCCAAGGCCTCGGACATGGTCAGCTATCTGCGGCTGTACGCGGGCTGCCACCCCGACGATCCGGAGCTCTCGGCGCTGGTGGGCGAACTCTCCGTCAAGAGCGACGAGTTCCGGCGGCTGTGGGCCACGCACAACGTCAAGGAGAAGGGCCACGGCAGCAAGGTGCTGCGGCATCCGCTCGTCGGGGAGCTGACCCTGTCGTACGAGACGCTGAACCTCCCGGACGACGAGGAGCAGCATCTGGTGACCTACCACGCGGAGCCGGGTTCGGAGTCGTACCAGGCCCTGCGTCTGCTGGCGAGCTGGGGAGCGGACGCGGGCCGGCCCGGCGCTGTCAGCGAGGCGGGCCGAGGTCCGGCCGGCGAGCGATGA
- a CDS encoding NmrA family NAD(P)-binding protein produces the protein MILVTGATGAVGREVAGQLAAAGPVRILARRPERLTVQGGGVEIVEGEYGDRAALDRALRGVASVFLVTNSPTEPDDERVAAAAAAAGVRHLVKLSMMAVEEPGADDFITRRQRENEQAVRESGVPWTFVRPRTFMSNTLSWGPGIRSAGVVRALYGDAPVACVDPRDVAAVAVAVLTGTGHEGRAYAVSGPEAITAREQTAQLSRVLGRPLRFEELDLDTARTALLAKYPPPVAEAFLRSAERQRAGAKAAVVPTVQELTGRPARPYRVWSAEHAEAFTPE, from the coding sequence GTGATTCTCGTGACGGGTGCGACCGGAGCGGTGGGCCGTGAGGTCGCCGGACAGCTGGCGGCGGCCGGCCCCGTGCGGATTCTCGCGCGCCGCCCCGAGCGGCTCACCGTACAGGGGGGAGGGGTCGAAATCGTCGAGGGCGAGTACGGGGACCGCGCCGCTCTCGACCGGGCCCTGCGGGGAGTCGCCTCGGTGTTCCTGGTGACGAACAGCCCCACGGAGCCCGACGACGAGAGGGTCGCGGCGGCGGCGGCCGCGGCGGGCGTACGCCACCTGGTCAAGCTGTCCATGATGGCGGTGGAGGAGCCGGGCGCCGACGACTTCATCACCCGGCGTCAGCGGGAGAACGAACAGGCGGTGAGGGAGTCGGGGGTCCCGTGGACGTTCGTGCGCCCCAGGACGTTCATGTCCAACACCCTTTCCTGGGGGCCCGGCATCCGGTCGGCGGGAGTGGTGCGCGCCCTGTACGGTGACGCTCCGGTCGCGTGCGTCGACCCGCGCGACGTCGCCGCGGTGGCCGTCGCCGTCCTCACCGGTACGGGGCACGAGGGCAGGGCGTACGCCGTGTCGGGCCCGGAGGCGATCACCGCGCGGGAGCAGACGGCCCAGCTCTCCCGGGTGCTGGGGCGGCCGTTGCGCTTCGAGGAACTGGACCTGGACACCGCGCGCACGGCCCTGCTGGCGAAGTATCCGCCGCCCGTCGCGGAGGCCTTCCTGCGGAGCGCGGAGCGGCAGCGGGCGGGAGCGAAGGCAGCCGTGGTGCCCACGGTCCAGGAACTGACGGGCCGCCCGGCGAGGCCGTACCGCGTCTGGTCGGCCGAGCACGCGGAGGCGTTCACGCCGGAATAA
- the afsA gene encoding 2-oxo-3-(phosphooxy)propyl 3-oxoalkanoate synthase, translating to MPEAAVLIDSVPTMDAEAEVVHSVGIDMVHRTRPEDAFPRNWVRLEHDRFSVGAVLPHDHPFFAPVGDDRHDPLLVAEAMRQAAMLAFHAGYGIPLGYQFLMTGLDYVCHQEHLAVGGAPTEIDVEVFCSDLKWRGGLPAQGRVGWAVYRDGRLAATGRGETRFSTPKAYRRMRGDAPAEGISIPETVPVPAVRAGRTRVEDVVLSETGRDGVWELRVDTRHPTLFQRPNDHVPGMLLLEAARQAACLAAGPAGIVPAEARTRFHRYSEFGSPCWIRAVVLPGTAEDTVTVQVTGHQDGETVFSTVLSGPRAHG from the coding sequence ATGCCCGAAGCAGCAGTTTTGATCGATTCGGTGCCGACCATGGATGCGGAGGCCGAGGTGGTGCACTCCGTGGGGATCGACATGGTGCACCGGACCAGGCCGGAGGACGCGTTTCCGCGGAACTGGGTCCGCCTGGAGCACGACCGGTTCTCGGTGGGGGCGGTCCTTCCGCACGATCATCCGTTCTTCGCTCCGGTGGGTGACGACCGGCACGACCCGCTGCTGGTCGCGGAGGCGATGCGGCAGGCGGCCATGCTCGCCTTCCACGCCGGGTACGGGATCCCGCTCGGCTATCAGTTCCTGATGACGGGACTCGACTACGTCTGTCATCAGGAGCACCTGGCCGTGGGGGGCGCACCCACCGAGATCGACGTGGAGGTGTTCTGCTCCGACCTGAAGTGGCGGGGCGGGCTCCCGGCCCAGGGGCGTGTCGGCTGGGCGGTGTACCGCGACGGTCGGCTCGCCGCGACGGGAAGGGGGGAGACCCGTTTCAGCACTCCCAAGGCGTACAGGCGGATGCGCGGCGACGCCCCGGCCGAGGGGATATCCATACCGGAGACCGTGCCGGTCCCGGCCGTCCGGGCGGGCCGTACCCGCGTCGAGGACGTGGTGCTCTCGGAGACCGGGCGGGACGGAGTCTGGGAACTGCGCGTGGACACCCGGCATCCCACCCTGTTCCAGCGCCCCAATGACCATGTCCCGGGCATGTTGCTGCTGGAGGCGGCCCGCCAGGCGGCGTGCCTCGCGGCCGGGCCCGCGGGGATCGTTCCGGCCGAGGCGCGCACCCGCTTCCACCGGTACTCCGAGTTCGGCAGTCCGTGCTGGATCAGGGCGGTGGTCCTGCCGGGGACGGCCGAGGATACGGTGACGGTACAGGTGACAGGCCATCAGGACGGCGAAACGGTGTTCTCCACCGTCCTGTCCGGCCCCCGGGCCCACGGCTGA
- a CDS encoding LysE/ArgO family amino acid transporter, which translates to MTNALTTAAAGFGTGLSLIVAIGAQNALVLRQGVRRDGVLAVVGICALSDAVLIALGVAGVGALVVAWPSALTVVGLLGGVFLIGYGLLAARRVLRPSALHAGDAPAASRGSVVLTCLAMTWLNPHVYLDTVFLLGSVAADRGPLRWTFGLGAILASVCWFAALGFGARLLSGVLARPSAWRVLDGLVAVMMIGLGAKLALNA; encoded by the coding sequence ATGACGAACGCCCTGACCACCGCGGCCGCCGGTTTCGGCACCGGCCTCTCGCTCATCGTCGCCATCGGAGCCCAGAACGCCCTGGTGCTGCGCCAGGGCGTCCGCCGCGACGGCGTGCTCGCGGTGGTCGGGATCTGCGCCCTCTCCGACGCTGTGCTCATCGCGCTGGGGGTCGCGGGGGTCGGCGCCCTCGTCGTGGCCTGGCCTTCGGCGCTGACCGTGGTCGGACTGCTCGGCGGCGTGTTCCTGATCGGCTACGGACTGCTCGCCGCACGCCGCGTCCTGCGCCCGTCCGCCCTGCACGCGGGGGACGCCCCGGCCGCCTCGCGCGGGAGCGTGGTGCTGACCTGCCTGGCGATGACCTGGCTCAATCCGCACGTGTACCTCGACACCGTGTTCCTGCTCGGATCCGTCGCAGCCGACCGAGGACCGTTGCGCTGGACCTTCGGCCTCGGCGCGATCCTCGCCAGCGTGTGCTGGTTCGCCGCGCTCGGGTTCGGCGCCCGGCTGCTGAGCGGGGTCCTCGCGCGGCCCTCCGCGTGGCGGGTGCTGGACGGTCTGGTAGCCGTGATGATGATCGGGCTCGGCGCGAAGCTGGCGCTGAACGCCTGA
- a CDS encoding LysR family transcriptional regulator ArgP: MMSELPLDQVRTLLAVVDEGTFDSAANALRLTPSAVSQRVKALEQRTGRVLLMRTKPVRPTESGEVVVRFARQLARLEQDAQAELGMSGPGEPTLLPIAVNSDSLATWFLPALRRVPEELGLCYELRREDQDHTAALLREGLAMAAVTSSPEAVTGCSVRPLGRMRYLPVASPGFADRWLGRREGTALRELIGDAPVIGFDRRDDLQDAFVRRLGPGRRPSPRRHLVPTSEGFAHAVASGMGWGMVPEVQAEPLLSGGRLVRLTPDHTVDVPLYWQQWKLESPALAAVAEAVVAEAAEALDGDWPD, from the coding sequence ATGATGTCCGAGCTTCCTCTCGACCAGGTGCGGACCCTGCTGGCCGTGGTCGACGAAGGCACCTTCGACTCCGCGGCGAACGCCCTGCGGCTGACGCCGTCGGCGGTCAGCCAGCGGGTGAAGGCGCTGGAGCAGCGCACGGGCCGCGTGCTGCTGATGCGCACGAAGCCGGTGCGGCCCACCGAGTCCGGTGAGGTGGTGGTGCGCTTCGCCCGCCAGCTGGCCAGACTGGAGCAGGACGCGCAGGCGGAGCTCGGGATGTCCGGGCCGGGCGAACCGACGCTCCTGCCGATCGCGGTGAACTCCGATTCCCTGGCGACCTGGTTCCTGCCCGCTCTGCGACGCGTGCCCGAGGAGCTGGGGCTCTGTTACGAGCTGCGCCGGGAGGACCAGGACCATACGGCCGCCCTGTTGCGGGAGGGGCTCGCGATGGCGGCGGTGACCTCGTCGCCGGAGGCGGTGACGGGCTGCTCGGTACGCCCGCTGGGCCGGATGCGGTATCTGCCGGTGGCGAGCCCCGGTTTCGCCGACCGGTGGCTGGGGCGGCGGGAGGGCACCGCGCTGCGTGAACTGATCGGCGACGCCCCGGTGATCGGCTTCGACCGGCGCGACGACCTTCAGGACGCTTTCGTGCGCCGGCTCGGCCCCGGCCGCCGGCCGAGCCCCCGGCGCCACCTGGTCCCCACGTCGGAGGGGTTCGCGCACGCCGTGGCGTCGGGCATGGGCTGGGGCATGGTGCCCGAGGTCCAGGCGGAGCCGTTGCTGAGCGGCGGACGGCTCGTGCGGCTCACCCCGGACCACACCGTCGACGTCCCGCTGTACTGGCAGCAGTGGAAACTGGAGTCCCCGGCCCTGGCGGCCGTCGCCGAGGCGGTGGTGGCGGAGGCCGCCGAGGCACTCGACGGCGACTGGCCGGACTGA
- a CDS encoding endo alpha-1,4 polygalactosaminidase, giving the protein MPQPAVRPFLRRGSTLAGLAVGVATATVAGLLLSDTFASGTTADAAPEVVPPEANVTFDYQIGGGYSPPAGVGAVSRDRRDEPAEGLYNVCYVNAFQTQPDALDQWEKNHPDLLLRDGDGRLVNDEDWGEALLDTSTADKRARLADIVGGWVDGCAKSGFQAVEPDNLDSFERSEGLLTREHNAAFAELLAHRAHAAGLAIGQKNTTGLLERRAEIGFDFAVAEECGRYDECADYASAYGDRVFVVEYTDGDFAKACSSVGTTVSVVRRDLDVRPAGQPGYVFRTC; this is encoded by the coding sequence ATGCCCCAGCCCGCCGTCCGTCCGTTCCTCCGCCGTGGGAGCACCCTCGCCGGTCTGGCCGTCGGCGTCGCGACCGCGACGGTAGCTGGGCTGCTCCTGTCCGACACGTTCGCCTCGGGCACCACGGCCGATGCCGCGCCCGAGGTCGTGCCGCCCGAGGCGAACGTGACCTTCGACTACCAGATCGGCGGCGGGTATTCCCCGCCCGCCGGGGTCGGGGCGGTCTCCCGCGACCGTCGCGACGAGCCGGCCGAGGGCCTGTACAACGTCTGCTACGTCAACGCCTTCCAGACCCAGCCCGACGCGCTGGACCAGTGGGAGAAGAACCACCCGGATCTGCTGCTGCGCGACGGCGACGGCCGGCTGGTCAACGACGAGGACTGGGGCGAGGCGCTGCTCGACACTTCGACGGCGGACAAGCGCGCCCGGCTGGCGGATATCGTCGGGGGCTGGGTCGACGGCTGCGCGAAGTCGGGCTTCCAGGCGGTGGAGCCCGACAACCTGGATTCCTTCGAGCGCTCAGAAGGATTGCTGACCCGGGAGCACAACGCGGCGTTCGCGGAGCTCCTGGCCCACCGGGCGCACGCCGCCGGGCTGGCGATCGGCCAGAAGAACACCACCGGTCTGCTGGAGCGGCGGGCGGAGATCGGCTTCGACTTCGCCGTCGCCGAGGAGTGCGGCCGGTACGACGAGTGTGCCGACTACGCCTCCGCGTACGGCGACAGGGTGTTCGTCGTCGAGTACACCGACGGCGACTTCGCGAAGGCGTGTTCGTCCGTGGGGACGACGGTCTCGGTGGTGCGCCGGGACCTCGACGTCCGGCCGGCCGGACAGCCGGGGTACGTGTTCCGCACCTGTTGA
- a CDS encoding VOC family protein yields the protein MTAAEQSTPVHGVPCWVSLMTRDLRATKDFYGTVLGWTFRSGTLGEGFTVAHADALPVAGIGQIAHGLPTEVSWTPYFAVADVDATAARIRERGGTIAVGPIRVGPGRGAVAADREGAGFGFWEGRTPPWSFGRDHPPASIELRTSHAFDCAIFYAEVFGWASGEPGGCEVGYAYQQDTVVVRQGGRTVATLRGGGDASSPDPRLRPRWHVRFPVADLEAATEAARAAGGTGGPPVDSPADGTEAVIRDPDGGIFTICAHPTGAP from the coding sequence ATGACCGCGGCAGAGCAGAGCACCCCGGTGCACGGGGTTCCGTGCTGGGTCAGTCTCATGACCCGGGACCTGCGGGCCACCAAGGACTTCTACGGGACCGTTCTCGGGTGGACCTTCCGCTCCGGCACCCTCGGCGAGGGCTTCACCGTCGCCCACGCCGACGCCCTGCCGGTCGCCGGGATCGGGCAGATCGCCCACGGTCTGCCCACGGAAGTCAGCTGGACACCGTACTTCGCCGTCGCCGACGTCGACGCCACAGCGGCCCGGATCCGTGAACGGGGTGGCACCATCGCCGTCGGCCCGATCCGGGTGGGCCCCGGACGGGGAGCGGTGGCCGCCGACCGGGAAGGCGCCGGATTCGGCTTCTGGGAAGGCAGGACCCCGCCCTGGTCGTTCGGCCGAGACCACCCTCCCGCCTCCATCGAACTGCGGACCAGCCACGCCTTCGACTGCGCGATCTTCTATGCCGAGGTGTTCGGCTGGGCCTCCGGGGAACCCGGCGGCTGCGAGGTCGGCTACGCGTACCAGCAGGACACGGTCGTCGTACGGCAGGGCGGCCGCACCGTGGCCACCCTGCGCGGAGGCGGCGACGCGTCCTCCCCCGACCCCCGGCTGCGCCCGCGCTGGCACGTCCGCTTCCCGGTCGCGGACCTGGAAGCGGCCACCGAGGCGGCCCGAGCCGCGGGCGGCACGGGTGGACCGCCGGTGGACTCGCCCGCCGACGGGACCGAAGCGGTGATCAGGGACCCCGACGGCGGCATCTTCACCATCTGCGCCCACCCGACGGGCGCCCCCTGA
- a CDS encoding lysophospholipid acyltransferase family protein: MLSRLAAAVVPSLGRLTVTSDHATAPAAGSIIVANHTSLADPGIVLAALLRLGVEPVVMATAGLWRVPVLGRLLERGGHVPVHRNTDRAADALDTAAAALRDGRHLLIYGEGRLPRRTDAAEAPPENFRSGLARLAHASGAPVVPLGQAGARRVTSGSCVKQISGILTAPARRPRLHVHVGAPLQLPPEVEAATVTAREAVTAAWRTAAHRLGEPAALAGH; the protein is encoded by the coding sequence GTGCTCAGCCGCCTCGCCGCCGCCGTCGTCCCCTCGCTCGGACGACTCACGGTCACATCCGACCACGCCACGGCTCCGGCCGCCGGCAGCATCATCGTCGCCAACCACACCTCCCTGGCCGACCCGGGCATCGTCCTCGCCGCACTGCTGCGCCTCGGCGTCGAACCCGTCGTCATGGCCACCGCGGGCCTGTGGCGCGTACCGGTACTCGGCCGTCTCCTGGAGCGTGGCGGGCACGTGCCCGTGCACCGGAACACCGACCGGGCCGCGGACGCCCTCGACACGGCGGCGGCCGCGCTCAGGGACGGGCGTCATCTGCTCATCTACGGCGAAGGACGGCTGCCCCGCCGCACGGACGCGGCGGAGGCCCCGCCGGAAAACTTCCGCAGCGGCCTCGCCCGTCTCGCGCACGCGTCCGGCGCGCCCGTCGTGCCGCTCGGCCAGGCGGGAGCCCGCCGCGTGACCTCGGGTTCGTGCGTCAAGCAGATCTCCGGGATCCTCACCGCTCCGGCCCGCCGCCCCCGGCTCCACGTCCACGTCGGCGCCCCGCTGCAGCTCCCGCCGGAGGTGGAGGCGGCGACCGTCACGGCCCGCGAAGCCGTCACCGCCGCCTGGCGCACCGCCGCGCACCGGCTCGGCGAACCCGCGGCGCTCGCCGGACACTGA
- a CDS encoding glycoside hydrolase family 13 protein translates to MEGSQLAAADWWRSAVIYQVYVRSFADGDGDGTGDLTGVRSRLPYLAELGVDALWFTPWYRSPMADGGYDVADYRAIDPSFGDLAEAEKLIAEAREAGIRTIIDIVPNHVSDQHVWFRAALAAGPGSAERELFHFRPGRGEHGELPPNDWESEFGGVPWTRVEDGEWYLHLFATEQPDLNWAHPAVRQEHEAILRFWFERGVAGVRIDSAALVAKDPALPDLDGHQGPHPYIDRDELHEIYRGWRAIADAFGGVFVGEVWLPDPERFARYLRPDELHTAFNFTFLSCPWDGRLLRRAIDGTLAEHAPVGAPATWVLCNHDVTRTVTRYGREETGFAFTAKAFGVPSDLELGTRRARAAALLSLALPGSVYLYQGEELGLPEADVPVDRVQDPMYFRSQGRAPGRDGCRTPLPWAAGEPFAGFGSTVEPWLPLPADWPARAADLQAQDPHSMLTLYREALRLRRTLTALHTEPLRWLSEEPGLLMFARGEGLVCAVNLAASSAGLPAHTEVLLTSGPLDAEGRLPRDTAVWLAL, encoded by the coding sequence ATGGAAGGCAGCCAGCTTGCCGCCGCCGACTGGTGGCGCTCGGCCGTCATTTACCAGGTCTACGTCCGCAGCTTCGCCGACGGCGACGGCGACGGCACCGGCGACCTGACGGGCGTGCGGTCCCGGCTGCCCTACCTGGCCGAACTCGGCGTCGACGCGCTCTGGTTCACCCCCTGGTACCGGTCCCCGATGGCGGACGGCGGGTACGACGTGGCCGACTACCGGGCCATCGACCCCTCTTTCGGCGACCTCGCGGAAGCCGAGAAGCTCATCGCCGAAGCCCGCGAGGCGGGGATCCGGACCATCATCGACATCGTTCCCAACCACGTCTCCGACCAGCACGTCTGGTTCCGGGCCGCCCTGGCGGCGGGCCCCGGCAGCGCGGAACGCGAACTCTTCCACTTCCGGCCCGGCCGCGGCGAACACGGCGAACTGCCTCCCAACGACTGGGAGAGCGAGTTCGGCGGAGTGCCCTGGACCCGGGTCGAGGACGGCGAGTGGTACCTGCACCTCTTCGCCACCGAACAGCCCGACCTCAACTGGGCGCACCCGGCCGTACGCCAGGAGCACGAGGCCATCCTGCGTTTCTGGTTCGAACGCGGCGTCGCCGGGGTGCGCATCGACTCCGCGGCCCTCGTCGCCAAGGACCCGGCGCTCCCGGACCTCGACGGGCACCAGGGGCCCCACCCGTACATCGACCGGGACGAGCTGCACGAGATCTACCGGGGCTGGCGGGCCATCGCCGACGCGTTCGGCGGCGTCTTCGTCGGCGAGGTGTGGCTGCCCGACCCGGAGCGCTTCGCCCGCTACCTGCGCCCCGACGAACTGCACACCGCCTTCAACTTCACCTTCCTCAGCTGCCCCTGGGACGGCCGGCTTCTCCGACGTGCCATCGACGGGACACTCGCGGAGCACGCCCCCGTCGGAGCCCCCGCCACCTGGGTCCTCTGCAACCACGACGTCACCCGCACCGTCACCCGCTACGGCCGCGAGGAGACCGGCTTCGCCTTCACGGCCAAGGCGTTCGGCGTCCCCAGCGACCTGGAACTGGGCACCCGGCGCGCCCGCGCCGCAGCCCTCCTCTCGCTCGCCCTGCCCGGCTCCGTCTACCTCTACCAGGGCGAGGAACTGGGCCTGCCCGAGGCCGACGTACCGGTGGACCGCGTCCAGGACCCCATGTACTTCCGCTCCCAGGGCCGGGCCCCCGGCCGCGACGGCTGCCGCACCCCCCTGCCCTGGGCGGCCGGCGAACCGTTCGCCGGCTTCGGTTCCACCGTCGAACCCTGGCTTCCGCTCCCCGCCGACTGGCCTGCCCGCGCGGCGGACCTCCAGGCACAGGACCCCCACTCCATGCTGACCCTCTACCGCGAGGCCCTCCGGCTGCGGCGCACCCTGACCGCGCTGCACACCGAACCGCTGCGCTGGTTGAGCGAAGAGCCCGGCCTCCTGATGTTCGCCCGCGGCGAGGGCCTGGTCTGCGCCGTCAACCTCGCCGCGAGCTCCGCCGGCCTCCCCGCCCACACCGAGGTCCTGCTCACCAGCGGCCCCCTCGACGCCGAGGGCCGGCTGCCCCGGGACACGGCGGTGTGGCTGGCCCTCTGA
- a CDS encoding carbohydrate ABC transporter permease produces the protein MTQTAPPPVRKPPAVRARKSGDAPAERSTRTVISPLALAGRRGRAAYWSVFSLVVLLFAFAFLFPVYWMVTGAMKPPEEVVRTPPTLVPEQWRASGYTDAWDLMRLPTHLWNTVVQATGAWVLQIVFCTAAAYALSKLKPAFGNIILGGILATLMVPVQALVVPKYLTIADMPLIHVNLLNDPLAIWLPAVANAFNLYLLKRFFDQIPRDVLEAAEIDGAGKLRTLWSIVLPLSRPVLGVVSIFALVAVWQDFLWPLMVFSDTDKQPISVALVQLSQNVPLTVLIGAMVIASIPMVLMFLVFQRHIIAGISAGGTKG, from the coding sequence ATGACACAGACAGCTCCGCCCCCCGTACGGAAACCGCCCGCCGTCCGCGCCAGGAAGTCCGGCGACGCCCCGGCCGAGCGGTCCACACGTACCGTCATCTCGCCGCTGGCACTCGCCGGACGCCGTGGCAGGGCCGCCTACTGGTCGGTGTTCTCCCTCGTCGTCCTGCTCTTCGCGTTCGCGTTCCTCTTCCCCGTCTACTGGATGGTCACCGGGGCGATGAAACCGCCCGAGGAAGTGGTGCGCACCCCGCCCACCCTGGTCCCCGAGCAGTGGCGGGCGAGCGGCTACACCGACGCCTGGGACCTGATGCGGCTGCCGACCCACCTGTGGAACACGGTCGTCCAGGCGACCGGCGCCTGGGTGCTGCAGATCGTATTCTGCACGGCCGCCGCCTACGCCCTGTCCAAACTCAAGCCGGCCTTCGGCAACATCATCCTCGGGGGCATCCTCGCCACCCTCATGGTCCCGGTGCAGGCCCTCGTCGTACCCAAGTACCTCACGATCGCGGACATGCCGCTGATCCACGTCAACCTGCTGAACGACCCGCTGGCCATCTGGCTGCCGGCCGTCGCGAACGCCTTCAACCTCTACCTGCTCAAACGGTTCTTCGACCAGATCCCGCGCGATGTCCTGGAAGCCGCCGAGATCGACGGAGCAGGCAAGCTCCGCACCCTGTGGTCCATCGTCCTGCCCCTGTCGAGACCCGTCCTCGGCGTCGTGTCGATCTTCGCGCTGGTCGCCGTGTGGCAGGACTTCCTCTGGCCGCTGATGGTCTTCTCCGACACCGACAAGCAACCGATCAGCGTGGCACTGGTGCAGCTCTCGCAGAACGTCCCGCTGACCGTGCTGATCGGGGCCATGGTCATCGCGAGCATCCCGATGGTCCTGATGTTCCTGGTCTTCCAGCGGCACATCATCGCCGGAATCAGCGCCGGCGGCACCAAAGGCTGA